In Rubidibacter lacunae KORDI 51-2, one genomic interval encodes:
- a CDS encoding DUF4278 domain-containing protein gives MKYRGHEYTKAPVNLNVVEHPEAGKYRGVKVTYHDFEAVVQHPIGRMMYRGVKH, from the coding sequence ATGAAATATCGCGGACACGAGTACACCAAGGCACCGGTAAACCTGAACGTCGTCGAGCATCCCGAGGCTGGCAAGTATCGTGGCGTCAAGGTCACCTATCACGACTTCGAAGCAGTCGTTCAGCATCCGATCGGGCGCATGATGTACCGTGGTGTAAAGCACTAA
- a CDS encoding J domain-containing protein, with protein sequence MTLSDRSASHYETLELRPSATQSEVKQAYRRLAKRYHPDSNGGTGDRDKILSVNAAYAVLGNPQQRRRYDAQLLGAATHPSAALRQERSARAQTHHQQQRQSGRDADSLLQEWLQAVYAPVNRSICSILNPLEVQLDCLSADPFDDGLLAAFEGYLTDCRNRLADARRTLSLRPNPSEAAAAAANLYYCLNQIEGGIDELAWFPYNFNEQYLHAGKELFRIARSLQDDARTLPQVAR encoded by the coding sequence ATGACGCTTTCTGACCGTTCCGCTTCCCATTACGAGACTCTCGAACTGCGCCCCTCGGCCACGCAGTCTGAGGTCAAACAAGCCTATCGGCGGCTGGCAAAGCGCTATCATCCGGACAGCAACGGCGGAACAGGCGATCGCGACAAGATTTTATCGGTCAATGCTGCATATGCGGTGCTCGGTAACCCGCAACAGCGACGTCGCTACGACGCTCAATTGCTGGGTGCAGCCACACATCCTTCAGCAGCGCTGCGCCAAGAACGCAGCGCTCGCGCCCAGACACACCACCAGCAACAACGCCAGTCGGGTCGCGATGCGGACTCACTTTTACAGGAATGGTTGCAAGCCGTTTACGCACCCGTAAACCGCTCGATTTGCAGCATTCTCAATCCGCTCGAAGTCCAGCTAGATTGCCTCAGCGCAGACCCGTTTGACGATGGGTTGCTGGCAGCTTTTGAAGGCTACCTCACTGACTGCCGCAATCGGTTGGCGGATGCTCGCCGCACTTTATCCTTGCGTCCGAATCCTTCGGAAGCCGCCGCCGCCGCCGCGAACCTCTACTACTGCTTGAACCAAATCGAGGGCGGTATCGACGAACTTGCTTGGTTTCCCTACAACTTCAACGAGCAATATTTGCACGCGGGCAAAGAACTCTTTCGCATCGCGCGATCGCTTCAAGACGATGCCCGAACGCTCCCCCAGGTGGCGCGCTAG
- the cysK gene encoding cysteine synthase A has protein sequence MRIAADITATVGRTPLVRLNRIPAVEGCVAQLVIKLEGRNPSASVKDRIGIGMIEAAEREGKIVPGETVLVEPTSGNTGIALSMAAAAKGYMLILTMPETMSSERRAMLRAYGAQLELTPGVLGMGGCIQRAQEIVEHTPNSFMLQQFNNPANPAIHRATTAEEIWEDTDGQVDIIVAGVGTGGTISGVAQALKARKPEFKAIAVEPEGSPVLSGGEPGPHKIQGIGAGFVPQVLSTDLLDEVVTVSDDDAIAYGRRLAREEGILSGISTGAALCAAVRVGQRSENAGKLIVAIQPSFGERYLSTPLFQELSPRVQAVTA, from the coding sequence ATGCGTATTGCTGCAGATATCACCGCCACGGTCGGTCGCACCCCCCTCGTGCGCCTAAATCGCATTCCGGCGGTTGAAGGTTGCGTCGCGCAACTCGTCATCAAGCTTGAAGGGCGAAATCCATCGGCATCGGTGAAAGATCGGATTGGTATTGGCATGATCGAAGCCGCCGAGCGCGAGGGCAAGATTGTCCCTGGCGAAACCGTACTCGTAGAGCCGACCTCGGGCAACACCGGGATTGCGCTGTCAATGGCGGCAGCGGCGAAGGGCTACATGTTGATTCTGACCATGCCGGAAACCATGAGCAGCGAGCGGCGGGCGATGTTGCGGGCTTACGGCGCGCAATTGGAGTTAACTCCCGGAGTGTTGGGGATGGGAGGCTGTATCCAGCGGGCGCAGGAAATCGTCGAGCATACGCCCAACTCCTTCATGCTGCAGCAGTTCAACAATCCGGCGAACCCCGCAATCCATCGCGCGACGACCGCCGAGGAAATTTGGGAAGATACCGACGGACAGGTGGACATCATCGTTGCTGGGGTCGGGACGGGCGGTACGATCTCAGGTGTCGCACAGGCGCTCAAAGCTCGCAAACCGGAGTTCAAGGCGATCGCCGTTGAGCCTGAAGGCAGTCCGGTGCTGTCGGGCGGCGAGCCCGGCCCGCATAAAATTCAAGGGATTGGTGCCGGCTTTGTGCCGCAGGTACTCAGTACCGATCTGCTAGACGAGGTAGTGACGGTGAGCGATGACGACGCGATCGCCTACGGACGTCGCCTGGCCCGCGAGGAAGGTATTCTGTCAGGAATATCAACGGGGGCGGCACTTTGCGCAGCGGTGCGCGTCGGACAGCGCTCGGAAAACGCGGGCAAGTTGATCGTCGCGATCCAGCCAAGCTTTGGCGAGCGCTACTTGAGCACGCCGCTTTTCCAGGAACTCTCGCCGCGCGTCCAGGCTGTAACGGCTTAA
- a CDS encoding RrF2 family transcriptional regulator gives MSWVMPAVPDSTFAVYAEWREPRYPHVAIVVKIAGVKARVAADLQSPLRGIQQNPTGEPEYTDNTVARDPPVELSCKTEYALLALLELAARYKGQDPLQIRQIASQQSIPDRYLEQLLAALRRGGLVRSQRGAKGGYLLARAPGDISLLDVFDCLEGNEATEKNPPTDPTAAQAVIHATWKDVRDGARATLGSQTLQDLCDRCDARQQKDWMYYI, from the coding sequence ATGTCATGGGTAATGCCGGCAGTGCCTGACTCGACCTTCGCAGTCTATGCCGAGTGGCGCGAACCGCGCTATCCGCATGTCGCGATCGTAGTGAAGATTGCGGGGGTCAAGGCTCGGGTGGCCGCAGATCTGCAATCGCCGCTGCGAGGAATCCAACAAAACCCGACCGGAGAACCGGAGTATACTGATAACACTGTCGCCCGCGATCCCCCCGTGGAACTGTCTTGCAAAACGGAATACGCTTTGCTGGCGCTGCTCGAACTGGCAGCGCGTTACAAAGGGCAAGACCCCCTGCAGATCCGTCAGATTGCATCGCAACAAAGCATTCCCGACCGCTACCTCGAACAATTGTTAGCCGCGCTCCGACGCGGCGGTCTCGTGCGCAGCCAACGTGGTGCTAAGGGCGGCTACTTGCTAGCACGGGCGCCGGGGGATATCTCACTTCTCGATGTATTCGATTGCCTGGAAGGTAACGAAGCAACCGAAAAAAATCCGCCGACCGATCCCACTGCCGCCCAGGCGGTTATTCATGCAACCTGGAAAGACGTTCGCGATGGTGCGCGCGCTACTCTGGGAAGTCAAACTCTGCAAGACCTGTGCGATCGGTGCGATGCCCGCCAGCAGAAGGATTGGATGTACTACATTTAG
- a CDS encoding bifunctional transcriptional activator/DNA repair enzyme AdaA: MTFSEGTTATEVSALEACMWEATRTRDRARDGSFVYGVQSTRVYCRPSCPSRKPRRDRVRFFTTPAAAEAAGYRPCKRCLPQHEGDPLQERVLAMCTQLDAAIAAEGALPTLADLSAQAGPSPEHFQRVFKQTLGVTSFADADARRQERLKAARKRGEREIDAAYWVGFSASSGSYERAIAQLGMTSATYGLNGRGATIDCAAVETPLGILLAAATERGLCCGRLGTTAAELERELRSEFCEATLQPAGEQTRVWVEAIAAYMAGERDWPLLPVDVRATAFQRRVWEALRAIPVGTRASYSELARVLGAPTAARAVAGACAANPVAIAIPCHRVVRQNGELSGYRWGRDRKLALLELEACTARQDTSTPL, encoded by the coding sequence ATGACATTTTCTGAAGGGACCACTGCAACTGAAGTCTCTGCTCTCGAAGCATGCATGTGGGAGGCAACGCGCACCCGCGATCGCGCCCGCGATGGATCGTTTGTCTACGGCGTGCAGTCCACGCGCGTATACTGCCGACCGAGCTGCCCGAGCCGCAAACCCCGCCGCGATCGGGTGCGTTTTTTCACGACTCCTGCTGCTGCCGAAGCTGCCGGCTACCGCCCGTGCAAGCGCTGTTTGCCCCAACACGAGGGCGATCCACTGCAAGAGCGCGTGCTGGCAATGTGCACCCAGCTCGACGCCGCGATTGCCGCTGAAGGCGCGCTGCCGACCCTCGCCGATTTGAGCGCGCAGGCAGGGCCGAGCCCAGAGCACTTTCAGCGTGTTTTCAAGCAAACCTTGGGCGTTACGTCGTTTGCGGATGCCGATGCGCGGCGGCAGGAGCGGCTGAAAGCGGCGCGGAAACGTGGCGAGCGCGAGATCGATGCAGCTTACTGGGTGGGTTTTAGCGCCAGCAGCGGTTCGTACGAGCGCGCGATCGCCCAGCTCGGAATGACGTCCGCCACCTACGGACTGAACGGACGCGGCGCAACGATTGACTGTGCAGCGGTCGAGACTCCATTGGGCATCTTGCTTGCAGCTGCGACCGAGCGCGGATTGTGTTGTGGACGATTGGGCACAACTGCAGCTGAGTTGGAACGCGAACTGCGAAGCGAATTTTGCGAAGCGACGCTGCAGCCAGCCGGCGAGCAGACCCGCGTGTGGGTGGAGGCGATCGCGGCTTACATGGCCGGCGAACGGGACTGGCCGCTACTGCCTGTAGACGTAAGGGCAACGGCCTTTCAGCGACGGGTATGGGAGGCACTGCGAGCGATTCCAGTGGGAACGCGCGCGAGCTACAGCGAACTGGCACGGGTGCTTGGCGCGCCAACGGCAGCCCGAGCCGTTGCGGGCGCCTGTGCGGCCAACCCGGTGGCGATCGCCATTCCCTGCCATCGCGTGGTGCGGCAAAACGGGGAGCTCAGCGGCTATCGCTGGGGTCGCGACCGCAAGCTAGCGTTGCTGGAGCTGGAAGCCTGCACCGCGCGCCAGGACACATCCACACCGCTGTAA
- a CDS encoding MOSC domain-containing protein — translation MAYIARITIFPIKSLDGVEVERTEVLPGGALRWDRQWAIFDARNRFVNGKRTAAIHRLRARFDLTVGTVVLSAPDGAPTPPLHLHRDRRDINTWLSDYFEQPVEVRENVNIGFPDDTDSPGPTVVSTATLEATAGWFPNLDAEQMRLRLRTNLEIDGVPPFWEDRLFGAAGEPLAFAIGTVPFLGINPCQRCIVPTRDPQAGTAYPEFPTIFSRRRQETLPDWANADRFNHFYRLCVNTRVPAEFAGGVVAKGDAVALNAGSSP, via the coding sequence ATGGCATACATCGCCCGCATCACGATCTTCCCGATCAAATCCCTCGACGGCGTCGAGGTCGAGCGCACCGAGGTGCTGCCCGGCGGTGCCCTGCGCTGGGACCGGCAGTGGGCCATCTTCGACGCGCGCAATCGCTTCGTCAACGGCAAGCGGACGGCGGCAATTCACCGCCTGCGCGCGCGTTTTGATTTGACGGTGGGAACCGTGGTGCTGTCCGCACCCGACGGCGCGCCAACACCGCCGCTGCACCTGCACCGCGATCGCCGCGACATCAATACCTGGCTGAGCGACTACTTCGAGCAGCCGGTCGAGGTGCGCGAGAACGTAAACATCGGTTTTCCCGATGATACCGACTCCCCCGGTCCGACGGTTGTTAGCACTGCAACGTTGGAGGCAACCGCCGGTTGGTTTCCGAATCTGGACGCCGAACAAATGCGCCTGCGCCTGCGGACCAATCTCGAAATCGATGGCGTACCGCCGTTCTGGGAAGACCGGCTGTTTGGGGCAGCCGGGGAACCATTGGCGTTTGCGATCGGCACCGTGCCGTTTTTGGGGATAAATCCCTGTCAGCGCTGCATCGTTCCGACGCGCGATCCGCAAGCAGGTACTGCGTATCCGGAGTTCCCGACGATCTTCTCCCGCCGCCGCCAAGAGACATTGCCCGATTGGGCAAACGCCGATCGCTTCAATCACTTCTACCGCCTGTGCGTCAACACGCGCGTGCCCGCCGAATTCGCTGGGGGCGTTGTGGCAAAGGGCGATGCAGTTGCCCTCAATGCCGGCTCATCACCCTAA
- a CDS encoding AI-2E family transporter → MSQQRISLSISTLLLAAACVLAAVLLWQLRGLIVVLMVSVVLAASLAPMVGVVSRWGIPRLLAVILVYLLLVVAIVGVGAIFGPTIFDQIEGLIRTLPGYLDKLSAIAQDISQRVGVFDSPEETAVLDSLSQLFDTQAIGGWIVSSSQQLIVRSYGLTRGIIGDIVGGAFGILLSVIISGYILADSPNLSLGITSIFPSPWDDRLLGQIPVVGQRMGGYIQGRVLVSAILGLVISVSLGILGLGEFALGLGAIAGITNLIPFFGPVLGSIPALIVAVAQGGWTFLWVLLLFVIIQNLETYVLDPLLVGSSVRVQPLYQLLAVLGGTQVLGILGALIVPPWVAGASALLETLYLQPKAEQKERARQSAALATATVESDPPLPV, encoded by the coding sequence GTGTCCCAGCAACGCATCTCGCTCTCGATTTCAACGCTGCTGCTCGCAGCAGCTTGCGTGTTGGCCGCGGTGCTGTTGTGGCAGCTGCGCGGTCTGATTGTCGTGTTGATGGTATCGGTGGTGCTGGCAGCTTCACTGGCGCCGATGGTCGGAGTGGTCAGCCGTTGGGGCATCCCCCGCCTCCTCGCCGTGATTCTCGTGTATCTGCTCCTCGTGGTGGCGATCGTTGGCGTCGGCGCGATCTTCGGCCCCACGATCTTCGATCAAATCGAAGGCCTCATTCGCACGCTGCCGGGCTATCTGGACAAACTCAGTGCCATCGCCCAAGACATCTCGCAGCGGGTCGGTGTCTTCGACTCGCCGGAGGAAACGGCCGTCCTCGATTCGCTCAGTCAGTTGTTCGATACGCAGGCAATCGGAGGCTGGATCGTAAGCTCCAGCCAGCAATTGATCGTGCGCTCTTACGGTCTTACCCGCGGCATCATCGGCGATATCGTCGGCGGCGCTTTTGGGATACTACTGTCAGTCATCATTTCGGGCTACATCCTGGCAGACTCGCCGAACCTGTCCCTAGGCATCACCAGTATCTTTCCGAGCCCGTGGGACGATCGCCTCCTAGGGCAAATCCCCGTTGTCGGCCAGCGCATGGGTGGCTATATCCAGGGACGCGTCTTGGTCTCGGCGATCCTCGGGTTGGTCATTTCTGTCAGTTTAGGCATCCTCGGTCTCGGAGAATTTGCCCTCGGCTTGGGCGCGATCGCCGGCATTACCAACCTCATCCCCTTTTTTGGTCCGGTACTCGGTTCGATTCCCGCATTGATCGTCGCCGTTGCCCAGGGCGGCTGGACATTTTTGTGGGTGCTGCTATTATTCGTCATCATCCAGAACCTTGAAACCTACGTGCTCGATCCGTTGCTCGTCGGATCGTCGGTCCGCGTGCAACCGCTGTATCAACTGCTTGCGGTGCTCGGCGGCACGCAGGTGCTCGGGATTCTCGGCGCGCTGATCGTGCCGCCTTGGGTTGCCGGTGCATCGGCCTTGCTCGAAACACTTTACCTGCAACCGAAGGCCGAGCAAAAAGAGCGCGCCCGGCAGTCTGCCGCCCTTGCCACCGCCACCGTTGAAAGCGATCCGCCCCTGCCCGTCTAG